The sequence below is a genomic window from Actinokineospora baliensis.
CGTGCCGGGAGCGATGAACAGGCCCGCGGTGGAGGCGCCGTAGTCGTAGAGCACGGCCACGTCGGCCTTGCGGTCGCCGGTGAAGTCACCTGAGGTGATCTTGGCGTTCGACCAGGTGAAGCCACCCGCGCCGCTGAGCCACACCCGGTACCCCGAGCTCGCGCTGCCACCGGTGCCGGGGAAGACGAACAGGCCCGACGTGGAGGCGCCGTAGTCGTAGAGCACCGTCACGTCCGACTTGCCGTCGCCGGTGAAGTCACCTGCGGCGATCTTCGAGTTCGACCAGGTGAAACCTCCCGTGCCGCTGAGCCACACGCGGTAGGGCTGCGACGCCGAGTCGCCGGTGGCCGCGGTGCCGGGGGCGATGAACAGACCCGTGGTGGAGGCGCCGTAGTCGTACAGGGCGGCCACGTCGGCCTTGCCGTCGCCGGTGAAGTCGCCGGTCGCGATCTTGGTGTTGGACCAGGTGAAGCCGCCTGCGCCGCTGAGCCACGCGCGGTACGGGCCGGTCGTGGAGCCGCTGGTGCCCGGGAAGATGAACAGACCGGTGGTGGAGGCGCCGTAGTCGTAGATCGCGGTCACGTCGGCCTTGCCGTCGCCGGTGAAGTCACCCGCCGAGATCTTGGTGTTCGCCCAGGTGAACGCGCCCGCGCCGCTGAGCCAGACCTGGTAGGGCGAGGTCGGGTTCTGCGCGGTCGCGCCGGGGAAGACCCAGAGGCCGGTGACGGAGTTGCCGTAGTCGTAGAGGGCGAGCAGATCGGTCTTGCCGTCACCGGTGAAGTCGCCCGTGGTGATCTTGCCGCGCGACGCCGTCCACCCGCCCGGGCCGCTGAGCCACGCGCGGTAGGGCGAGGCGGCCGTGTCGCCGCTGCCCGAGGTGCCCGGGAAGACCCACAGGCCGGTGGTCGAGTCGCCGTAGTCGTAGAGGGAGAGCACGTCGGCCTTGCCGTCACCGGTGAAGTCGCCGGTGACGCTGCCGCTGTCGGCGGGGGTGACGGGCGGCTGGGGCGGGCTGTCGACGGTGAGGGTCAGCCCGTAGCGCTGCAGGATCTCGTTGACCGGCTGGAAGTAGGTGGTGCCGCCGGACGAGCAGTTGCCCGACCCGCCGGAGGTGACCCCCTGGGCCTGGTCGCCGGTCAACCACGAGCCGCCGGAGTCGCCCGGCTCGGCGCAGGCGTTGGTCCTGGTGAGGCCCTGGACCGTGCCCTGCGGGTAGTTGACGGTCTCGTTCTTGGCCTGGATGGTGCCGCAGCGCCACCCAGTGGTCGAGCCGGAGCGGCACACCGACGCGCCGATGGCCGCCTCGGTGGAGCCGCGCACCGTGACCGTGCTGGATCCGCTCACGACCACCGGCCGCGGCGTCCAGTTCGCGTTGGTGCGCACCCAGCCCATGTCATCGCCGGGGAAGTTCGACCGCTCGACGGCGCCCTGCGCGACCTGGTTGAACCCGTTGGTCGCGGTTCCGGCCGTTCCGCAGTGGCCCGCGGTGACGTAGCCGCCCTGCACCGAGAAC
It includes:
- a CDS encoding FG-GAP-like repeat-containing protein, whose protein sequence is MRLRRILPVLVASAAITVGAPAVTSAAPVHRDQPVVSDPVVAAMGRDLGVTPERVAPRLAKEAAGGRLEQRVRQEVGAAFAGAWLDSSTELVVAVTDEAAARTARLAGAKTTVVRWGADQLAAVKRALDAKRSVPDAVTGWYVDVSSNSVVVTALAPGAADVRAFAGTAPQVRVVRAAERAQVLHDVRGGDPYYFNGGSRCSIGFSVQGGYVTAGHCGTAGTATNGFNQVAQGAVERSNFPGDDMGWVRTNANWTPRPVVVSGSSTVTVRGSTEAAIGASVCRSGSTTGWRCGTIQAKNETVNYPQGTVQGLTRTNACAEPGDSGGSWLTGDQAQGVTSGGSGNCSSGGTTYFQPVNEILQRYGLTLTVDSPPQPPVTPADSGSVTGDFTGDGKADVLSLYDYGDSTTGLWVFPGTSGSGDTAASPYRAWLSGPGGWTASRGKITTGDFTGDGKTDLLALYDYGNSVTGLWVFPGATAQNPTSPYQVWLSGAGAFTWANTKISAGDFTGDGKADVTAIYDYGASTTGLFIFPGTSGSTTGPYRAWLSGAGGFTWSNTKIATGDFTGDGKADVAALYDYGASTTGLFIAPGTAATGDSASQPYRVWLSGTGGFTWSNSKIAAGDFTGDGKSDVTVLYDYGASTSGLFVFPGTGGSASSGYRVWLSGAGGFTWSNAKITSGDFTGDRKADVAVLYDYGASTAGLFIAPGTTATGDSASSPYRVWLSGAGGWDWKKGQVA